The proteins below come from a single Marinobacter bohaiensis genomic window:
- the thrH gene encoding bifunctional phosphoserine phosphatase/homoserine phosphotransferase ThrH produces MELACLDLEGVLIPEIWIAFAEKTGIEELKATTRDIPDYDVLMQQRLRLLDEHGYGLPEIQAVIDTLEPLEGAREFIDWLRERFQVVILSDTFYEFAMPLMAKLGHPTLLCHKLEVNEDGRITDYLLRQKDPKRQSVRAFQLLNYRVIAAGDSYNDTTMLKQAEAGILFHAPQNVIDEFPQFPAVHNYDDLRTKFLELSERH; encoded by the coding sequence GTGGAACTTGCCTGCCTTGATCTCGAAGGGGTGCTTATTCCCGAAATCTGGATCGCCTTTGCCGAGAAAACCGGAATTGAAGAACTGAAGGCGACCACACGGGACATTCCCGACTACGACGTGCTGATGCAGCAGCGCCTGCGCCTGCTGGACGAGCACGGCTACGGCCTGCCGGAGATCCAGGCGGTGATCGATACGCTGGAGCCGCTGGAGGGCGCGCGCGAGTTCATCGACTGGCTGCGAGAGCGATTCCAGGTGGTAATCCTGTCTGACACCTTCTATGAATTCGCCATGCCGCTGATGGCCAAACTGGGGCACCCGACACTGTTGTGCCACAAGCTGGAAGTTAACGAAGACGGCCGTATCACCGATTACCTGCTGCGCCAGAAAGATCCCAAGCGCCAGTCCGTGCGGGCCTTCCAGTTGCTGAACTACCGGGTTATCGCGGCCGGCGACTCCTACAATGACACCACCATGCTCAAGCAGGCGGAGGCGGGCATCCTGTTCCACGCTCCGCAGAACGTGATCGACGAGTTTCCGCAGTTCCCGGCGGTGCACAACTACGACGACCTGCGCACCAAGTTCCTGGAGCTGAGCGAACGCCACTGA
- the dinG gene encoding ATP-dependent DNA helicase DinG produces the protein MALSDDVKQRIQQGYRDLLEGKSIKARYGQRLMIAEIARYLGSITENDGERTSPASSCVVEAGTGTGKTLAYLLAAIPMAKALDKKLVISTATVALQDQIVQKDLPDLRKHTSIDFSWSLAKGRGRYLCMSRLEGRLHDEGVKDSDTMPLFLLEREPADEPGSREFFEDMLGRYASREWDGDRDHWPQQIDDDLWRQVTTDHRQCTNRHCSYFDSCAFFEARKGIDDADVIVANHDLVLADLALGGGAILPKPEDAVFIFDEAHHLPDKALNHFAASVGLNSTRSWLKQLSQVIVKMKPHLGANTLASKTLDRISEASRDYDNVLTQVYDLAEKTIDWTFEDERNVAQWRYPDGELPEDMAKAAVEGGAACALLTRQLGVLVDEMQKAFDDKREHDVDRQTAEAWFPVAGSLHSRAEDQHRLWSAWQAERQEKGPPPARWAIRQRFEHSEDITFYSSPVLADHLLYGRLWSRAHGVILTSATLTALGKFDRLRSRAGLPEASQYLVVPSAFRYADMATVEVPSMSALPTDADAFTGALVERLPELWRDGSATLVLFTSRRQMNAVRDKLSPEWPELITTQDDMAKGEVLRHHRERIDAGKPSVLFGVASFAEGIDLPGDYLQHVVITRLPFSVPDDPIDASLAEWVTARGGNPFMEITVPDASIRLVQAAGRLLRTEADKGRITILDRRIVTRRYGQLLLDALPPFRRVISP, from the coding sequence ATGGCTTTATCCGACGACGTTAAACAGCGCATCCAGCAAGGTTACCGCGATCTTCTCGAAGGCAAGTCCATCAAGGCCCGTTACGGCCAGCGGCTGATGATCGCCGAAATTGCCCGTTACCTGGGGAGCATTACCGAGAACGATGGCGAACGTACCTCGCCGGCTTCTTCCTGCGTGGTGGAAGCGGGTACCGGTACCGGCAAGACCCTGGCTTACCTGCTGGCGGCCATCCCCATGGCCAAGGCCCTCGACAAGAAACTGGTGATTTCCACGGCCACCGTGGCGTTGCAGGACCAGATCGTGCAAAAGGATCTGCCGGACCTGCGCAAGCACACCAGCATTGATTTCAGCTGGAGCCTGGCCAAGGGCCGCGGTCGCTACCTGTGCATGTCGCGGCTGGAAGGTCGCCTGCACGATGAAGGCGTCAAGGACAGCGACACCATGCCGCTGTTCCTGCTGGAGCGGGAACCGGCGGACGAGCCCGGCAGCCGGGAGTTCTTCGAGGACATGCTCGGGCGCTACGCCTCCCGTGAGTGGGATGGTGACCGGGACCACTGGCCGCAGCAGATCGACGACGACCTCTGGCGCCAGGTCACCACCGATCATCGCCAGTGCACCAACCGCCACTGCAGCTACTTCGATTCCTGCGCCTTCTTCGAGGCCCGTAAGGGGATCGACGACGCCGATGTGATTGTTGCCAACCACGACCTGGTACTGGCGGACCTGGCCCTCGGGGGAGGCGCCATTCTGCCCAAACCGGAGGATGCGGTGTTCATCTTCGATGAGGCCCATCACCTGCCGGACAAGGCGCTCAATCACTTCGCCGCGTCCGTCGGACTGAACAGCACCCGCAGCTGGCTGAAGCAGCTGTCCCAGGTCATCGTGAAAATGAAGCCGCACCTGGGCGCCAACACACTCGCCTCCAAGACGTTGGACCGGATCAGTGAAGCCTCGCGGGATTACGATAACGTGCTGACCCAGGTTTATGATCTGGCCGAGAAAACCATCGACTGGACCTTCGAGGACGAGCGCAACGTGGCCCAGTGGCGCTATCCCGATGGCGAGCTGCCCGAGGATATGGCCAAGGCTGCGGTTGAGGGAGGGGCGGCGTGTGCGCTGTTGACCCGCCAGTTGGGTGTGCTGGTCGACGAGATGCAAAAGGCGTTCGACGACAAACGCGAGCACGACGTGGATCGTCAGACCGCCGAGGCCTGGTTCCCGGTGGCCGGCTCCCTGCACAGCCGCGCGGAGGATCAGCACCGGCTGTGGTCGGCCTGGCAGGCCGAGCGCCAGGAGAAGGGGCCGCCGCCGGCGCGCTGGGCCATTCGCCAGCGGTTCGAGCATTCCGAGGACATCACCTTTTACTCCAGCCCGGTGCTGGCCGACCATCTGCTCTACGGGCGCCTCTGGTCCCGTGCCCACGGTGTGATCCTGACCAGCGCGACGCTCACCGCCCTGGGCAAGTTTGACCGTCTGCGTAGCCGTGCCGGCCTGCCGGAAGCGAGCCAGTACCTGGTGGTGCCCAGTGCGTTCCGTTACGCCGACATGGCCACCGTTGAAGTACCTTCGATGAGCGCGCTGCCCACCGACGCGGATGCCTTCACCGGCGCCCTGGTGGAGCGCCTGCCCGAGCTCTGGCGGGACGGCTCTGCCACCCTGGTGCTGTTCACCTCCCGCCGTCAGATGAATGCCGTGCGGGACAAATTGTCACCGGAGTGGCCGGAACTGATCACCACCCAGGACGACATGGCCAAGGGCGAAGTGCTGCGCCACCACCGCGAGCGGATCGATGCCGGCAAGCCCAGTGTGCTGTTTGGTGTGGCCAGCTTCGCCGAAGGGATCGATCTTCCCGGCGATTACCTGCAGCACGTGGTGATCACCCGTCTGCCGTTCTCGGTACCCGATGACCCCATCGATGCCAGCCTGGCGGAGTGGGTTACCGCCCGCGGCGGCAATCCGTTCATGGAAATCACGGTGCCTGACGCCTCGATTCGCCTGGTCCAGGCGGCCGGCCGGTTATTGCGGACCGAAGCGGACAAGGGGCGCATCACCATTCTCGATCGGCGCATCGTCACCCGGCGTTACGGCCAGCTTCTGCTCGATGCATTGCCTCCGTTCCGCCGTGTTATTTCGCCCTGA
- a CDS encoding phosphoadenylyl-sulfate reductase, with protein sequence MMESIKELNERLNDQSPRSILKHALGSYDSIAVSFSGAEDVVLIELAHKLTDNLKVFTLDTGRLHAETYAFIEKVRKHYNIDIEILFPDAAEVQELVSKKGLFSFYEDGHKECCGIRKVNPLRRKLATVDAWITGQRKDQSPGTRNDVPVVQVDDAFSTPEKQLIKFNPLANWSSKDVWDYIRMTEAPYNELHEKGFISIGCQPCTRPVLPGQHEREGRWWWEEATHKECGLHAGNLIASAK encoded by the coding sequence ATGATGGAATCCATAAAAGAACTGAATGAGAGACTGAACGACCAATCACCGCGTTCCATCCTCAAGCACGCGCTGGGTAGCTACGATTCCATCGCAGTATCCTTCAGCGGCGCGGAGGATGTCGTCCTGATCGAGCTGGCCCACAAACTGACCGATAACCTCAAGGTTTTCACCCTCGATACCGGTCGTTTGCACGCCGAAACCTACGCCTTCATCGAGAAGGTGCGCAAGCACTACAACATCGATATCGAGATCCTGTTCCCGGACGCCGCCGAAGTCCAGGAGCTGGTTTCGAAGAAAGGCCTGTTCAGCTTCTACGAGGATGGCCACAAGGAATGCTGCGGCATCCGCAAGGTCAATCCGCTGCGGCGCAAGCTCGCCACCGTGGACGCCTGGATTACCGGCCAGCGCAAGGACCAGAGTCCCGGCACCCGCAACGATGTGCCCGTCGTGCAGGTGGACGATGCCTTCTCCACGCCGGAAAAACAGCTGATCAAGTTCAATCCGCTGGCCAACTGGTCGTCCAAGGACGTGTGGGACTACATCCGCATGACGGAGGCGCCCTACAACGAACTGCATGAGAAAGGCTTTATCAGCATTGGTTGCCAACCCTGCACCCGCCCGGTCCTGCCGGGCCAGCACGAGCGCGAGGGCCGCTGGTGGTGGGAGGAAGCCACCCACAAGGAGTGCGGCCTGCACGCCGGCAACCTGATCGCCAGCGCCAAATAA
- the cysB gene encoding HTH-type transcriptional regulator CysB, with translation MKLQQLRYIWEVAHHDLNVSATAQSLFTSQPGISKQIRLLEDELGVEVFARSGKHLTRITPGGETIIREAGEILRRVEGIKKIAQEFSNQRKGDLSIATTHTQARYALPPIISGFIEAYPEVSLHMHQGTPMQISEMAANGAVDFAIATEALELFNDLIMMPCYRWNRSIIVPRDHPLTRCQPLTLEAVAEYPLVTYVFGFTGRSRLDEAFQGKGLTPKVVFTAADADVIKTYVRLGLGVGIIASMAYDERTDSDLVALDARDLFAPSVTKIGFRKGTFLRGYMYEFIQRFAPHLTPERVDAATHQSSRADIEALFQDIELPTH, from the coding sequence ATGAAATTACAGCAGCTGCGCTACATCTGGGAGGTGGCGCATCACGATTTGAATGTGTCCGCGACAGCGCAGAGCCTGTTCACCTCGCAACCCGGTATTTCCAAGCAGATCCGACTGCTGGAAGACGAGCTGGGCGTCGAAGTGTTCGCCCGCAGTGGCAAACACCTCACCCGGATTACCCCCGGCGGGGAAACCATTATCCGCGAGGCCGGCGAGATCCTGCGACGGGTGGAGGGCATCAAGAAGATCGCCCAGGAATTCAGCAATCAGCGCAAGGGCGACCTGAGCATCGCCACCACCCACACCCAGGCGCGTTATGCCTTGCCACCCATTATCAGCGGGTTTATCGAGGCGTATCCTGAAGTGTCTCTGCATATGCACCAGGGCACGCCCATGCAGATCTCGGAAATGGCGGCCAACGGTGCGGTGGATTTCGCCATCGCCACGGAGGCGCTGGAGCTGTTCAACGATCTGATCATGATGCCGTGCTACCGCTGGAACCGCAGTATCATCGTGCCCCGGGATCATCCGCTGACCCGCTGCCAGCCGCTGACGCTGGAAGCGGTTGCGGAGTACCCGCTGGTGACCTACGTGTTCGGCTTCACCGGCCGCTCGCGGCTGGACGAGGCCTTCCAGGGCAAGGGCCTGACACCCAAGGTGGTGTTCACGGCGGCGGATGCGGACGTTATCAAGACTTATGTGCGCCTGGGCTTGGGTGTGGGGATCATCGCCAGCATGGCCTACGACGAGCGCACCGACAGCGACCTGGTGGCGCTGGACGCCCGGGACCTGTTCGCGCCCAGCGTGACCAAGATCGGTTTCCGCAAGGGCACCTTCCTGCGGGGCTACATGTACGAGTTCATCCAGCGATTTGCGCCGCACCTGACCCCCGAACGGGTCGATGCCGCCACGCACCAGTCAAGTCGCGCCGATATCGAGGCGCTGTTCCAGGACATCGAGCTGCCGACACACTGA
- a CDS encoding sulfite exporter TauE/SafE family protein — protein sequence MDIVFYILAGAGVGLAVGLTGVGGGSLMTPLLLMFGFPPHVAIGTDLIYAAITKGTGVFAHHRQKTIEWPIVRRLLLGCVPASLGAIVLLSFFFTDPDEYRNLLVSTLGTMLILTSVVLIFRPWILRHRGDDSDASFLVRHRNGLTVIAGVFLGAAVTLSSVGAGAFGTAILMLLYPHLTGVRIVGTDLAYAVPLTFIAGMGHWHLGNIDWQLLGALLIGSIPAIQLGTRLARKLPNRVLQSTLATILLAIGLKYTFF from the coding sequence ATGGATATCGTCTTCTATATTCTCGCCGGTGCTGGCGTCGGCCTCGCCGTCGGCCTGACCGGCGTCGGTGGTGGCTCGCTGATGACGCCGCTGCTGCTGATGTTCGGCTTTCCGCCGCACGTCGCCATCGGCACTGACCTGATCTACGCCGCGATCACCAAGGGCACCGGCGTGTTCGCCCATCATCGTCAGAAAACCATCGAATGGCCCATCGTGCGCCGCCTGCTGCTGGGCTGCGTGCCGGCGTCGCTGGGCGCGATCGTGCTGCTGTCGTTCTTCTTCACCGACCCGGACGAATACCGCAACCTGCTGGTCTCCACCCTGGGCACCATGCTGATCCTCACATCGGTGGTCCTGATCTTCCGCCCCTGGATCCTGCGACACCGTGGCGACGATAGTGACGCCTCTTTCCTGGTGCGCCACCGCAACGGACTGACGGTCATCGCCGGTGTTTTCCTGGGTGCGGCCGTCACCCTGTCGTCGGTGGGCGCCGGTGCCTTCGGCACCGCCATTCTGATGCTGCTGTACCCGCACCTTACGGGCGTGCGTATCGTCGGCACCGACCTGGCCTATGCCGTGCCGCTGACATTCATCGCCGGCATGGGCCACTGGCACCTGGGCAACATCGACTGGCAACTGCTTGGCGCCCTGCTGATCGGCTCGATTCCGGCGATCCAACTCGGCACACGGCTGGCCCGCAAGCTGCCGAACCGGGTGCTGCAATCCACCCTGGCCACCATCCTGTTGGCCATCGGCCTGAAGTACACCTTCTTCTGA
- a CDS encoding LuxR C-terminal-related transcriptional regulator codes for MLLTTKFLRPASDRNAVPRERLLRTLQSRAGKRLNLIIGPAGYGKTTLANQWCTQQTGAVGWLSLDANDDEPRRFWQYMAGALSHAGLADLDDCQSLFSQADTHDFEGAISGLINHLVAHTREGVSLVLDDYHQIQSPVIHRQLTYFIDYLPPGMDLVIVSRSEPELPVARWRVRQWADTIEPQLLAFSEDEARRFLSEFMALELDPAESRRIWQNAEGWVAAMQLSAIAAGTASQAPRETIGRPPSSSRELNEYIIGEILNQQPAEVRDFLLDTACCLRLNASLCNHVRQATDSQSLLERLSRSNLFLVPLDSRDQWFRYHDLFREALFTRLQQTAPERIEPLQARAIDWLLDNDDIQEAIAQLVQRRDWPWLERVLAEHGNHLIHGGFHLPVLEWLDKLPSGAVEANPRLSMLQIWGHFFANRLDAIEPRLEQLENRLDRRVADAHPDAEGALGLHSEIALIRGHLARTRADHDSAADLTRQVLRDIDHTQIPLKSVTYYGIGLDCFGRGDLPAAEDALASAVSYGQLERKASTVLSSGGLLAWIRFHRGHIDLALESCRAVRRWIDQHYTDPRQPTLISCWQNCALIEIHRERGELEHAEGYLKPLLSHLETGTEPGQHIIIQYARARLAFTRGDFAGALTALDDARNMLAQRGDRILFEPPNLEAMTARAQLGLSELDAAQRWLERRDAGRYRNPLNAEQDNMTAARVLIALGRPAEALPLLAPLRLSTEQGQHHKHLIEVLTIYADALAAEDKMAEASAMLAEALRRAARQGLYRLFVEESARIRRMIRALDPDTMPGNFLSGLQALLDASDAPASEPSIRSAPQPGLVEPLSSREIEVLGLINEGLANKDIAQRMQVANATVKAHIRNLYSKLQVKSRTEALARARQLALLQ; via the coding sequence ATGCTGCTGACCACGAAATTCCTGCGCCCTGCAAGCGACCGTAACGCCGTCCCCCGGGAACGGCTGCTGCGCACCTTGCAGAGCCGCGCGGGCAAACGGCTCAACCTGATTATCGGGCCCGCCGGCTACGGCAAGACGACGCTGGCGAACCAGTGGTGCACCCAACAAACCGGCGCGGTGGGCTGGCTCTCCCTGGATGCCAACGACGATGAGCCCAGGCGCTTCTGGCAGTATATGGCCGGGGCCCTGAGCCATGCCGGACTGGCTGACCTTGATGACTGCCAGTCATTGTTCAGCCAGGCCGATACCCACGACTTCGAGGGGGCCATCTCCGGCCTCATCAATCACCTCGTTGCCCATACCCGTGAGGGCGTCAGCCTGGTTCTCGACGACTACCACCAGATTCAGTCGCCGGTCATCCATCGTCAGCTCACCTATTTCATCGACTACCTGCCGCCGGGCATGGACCTGGTCATCGTGTCCCGTTCCGAGCCTGAACTGCCCGTAGCGCGCTGGCGCGTGCGCCAGTGGGCCGACACCATCGAGCCTCAGTTACTCGCCTTCTCGGAGGATGAAGCGCGACGCTTCCTGAGCGAGTTCATGGCCCTGGAACTCGACCCCGCCGAGAGCCGCCGGATCTGGCAGAACGCCGAAGGCTGGGTGGCCGCCATGCAGCTCAGCGCCATCGCCGCAGGCACAGCGTCGCAGGCCCCGAGGGAAACCATCGGCCGCCCCCCGTCGTCCAGCCGTGAGCTGAACGAATACATCATTGGCGAGATCCTCAACCAGCAGCCGGCGGAAGTACGCGACTTCCTGCTGGACACCGCCTGCTGCCTGCGCCTGAACGCCTCGCTCTGTAACCACGTACGCCAGGCAACGGACAGTCAATCGCTGCTGGAACGACTGAGCCGCAGCAACCTGTTCCTGGTGCCGCTGGACAGCCGCGACCAGTGGTTCCGCTACCACGACCTGTTTCGTGAGGCGCTGTTCACCCGCCTGCAGCAGACCGCCCCCGAGCGAATCGAGCCCCTCCAGGCACGGGCGATCGACTGGCTGCTCGACAACGACGACATCCAGGAAGCCATCGCCCAACTGGTACAGCGCCGCGACTGGCCCTGGCTGGAACGGGTCCTGGCGGAGCACGGCAACCACCTGATCCACGGAGGCTTCCACCTGCCGGTGCTGGAATGGCTGGACAAGCTGCCCAGCGGGGCCGTCGAGGCGAACCCGCGGCTGTCAATGCTGCAGATCTGGGGGCATTTCTTCGCCAACCGGCTCGATGCCATCGAGCCGCGCCTGGAGCAACTGGAAAACCGGCTCGACCGGCGCGTCGCCGACGCCCACCCCGATGCCGAAGGCGCCCTGGGCCTGCACAGCGAGATTGCGCTGATCCGCGGCCACCTGGCCCGTACACGCGCCGACCACGACAGCGCCGCCGATCTGACCCGCCAGGTCCTGCGAGACATCGACCATACCCAGATTCCCCTGAAATCCGTCACCTATTACGGCATCGGGCTGGACTGTTTCGGCCGCGGCGATCTACCGGCGGCCGAAGACGCGCTGGCGTCGGCGGTGTCGTATGGTCAGCTAGAGCGCAAGGCTTCGACGGTCCTCTCCAGCGGCGGCCTGCTGGCCTGGATCCGTTTCCATCGCGGCCACATCGACCTGGCGCTGGAAAGCTGTCGCGCGGTCCGCCGCTGGATCGACCAGCACTACACCGATCCCCGCCAGCCGACGCTGATCTCCTGCTGGCAGAACTGCGCACTGATCGAGATCCATCGCGAACGCGGCGAGCTGGAACATGCCGAGGGCTACCTCAAACCGCTGTTGTCGCACCTGGAGACCGGCACCGAACCGGGTCAGCACATCATCATCCAGTATGCCCGCGCCCGGCTGGCGTTTACCCGGGGCGACTTTGCCGGCGCCCTCACCGCCCTCGATGACGCCCGGAACATGCTGGCCCAGCGCGGCGATCGCATCCTTTTCGAACCACCCAACCTCGAAGCCATGACCGCCCGCGCGCAACTCGGCCTGAGCGAACTGGACGCTGCCCAGCGCTGGCTCGAACGTCGTGATGCGGGGCGTTACCGCAACCCGCTCAATGCCGAGCAGGACAACATGACCGCCGCCCGGGTACTGATCGCGCTCGGCCGCCCGGCGGAGGCCCTGCCCCTGCTCGCGCCCCTGCGCCTGTCCACCGAGCAGGGGCAGCACCACAAGCACCTGATTGAGGTGCTGACGATCTATGCCGACGCCCTGGCGGCCGAAGACAAGATGGCGGAGGCCAGCGCGATGCTGGCCGAAGCCCTGCGCCGCGCTGCGCGCCAGGGCCTGTACCGGCTATTCGTGGAAGAAAGCGCCCGCATCCGTCGCATGATCCGCGCCCTGGATCCCGACACGATGCCAGGAAATTTCCTGTCAGGGCTTCAGGCGTTGCTGGACGCGAGCGATGCGCCCGCGTCAGAGCCGTCCATACGCTCGGCGCCGCAACCCGGGCTGGTGGAGCCGCTCAGTTCACGGGAGATCGAAGTGCTCGGATTGATCAACGAAGGGCTGGCCAACAAGGACATAGCACAGCGGATGCAGGTGGCCAATGCCACCGTGAAAGCACACATCCGCAATCTCTACAGCAAGCTGCAGGTGAAAAGCCGCACCGAAGCCCTGGCCCGGGCACGCCAACTGGCGCTGCTGCAATAA
- a CDS encoding general secretion pathway protein GspB: protein MSYILDALRKSESDRQQGRVPDLAQSVQMIHKPRRRRIPVGVWVALALLVNAAVLAAVFWPGSGRHADQPAASTPVTQPTPAEVASESPPTPSPERTASDKPAEPAPAPEPVAETVAPADPQPGPATNYAEDVYPEADEAVPATRRATLIVPNRAAVSESEGDAFEQAPTFDFADGPPVEHLVEKPLSFQRKIPDLRFSSHIYASDPAARRVMINDNYLRPGDSFSGIRVEAITSDGVVLSAYGETFRVGVVRDWVSPR from the coding sequence ATGTCCTATATCCTCGACGCGTTGCGCAAATCGGAGAGCGACCGACAGCAGGGGCGGGTGCCCGACCTGGCCCAGTCGGTGCAGATGATCCACAAACCCAGACGCCGCCGCATTCCGGTGGGCGTGTGGGTGGCCCTGGCCCTGCTGGTCAACGCAGCCGTACTGGCGGCGGTTTTCTGGCCGGGCAGCGGGCGCCATGCCGACCAGCCGGCGGCATCGACACCGGTGACCCAGCCCACACCGGCCGAGGTAGCGTCTGAGTCGCCACCCACGCCGTCTCCGGAAAGGACGGCGTCCGATAAGCCGGCTGAACCCGCGCCCGCGCCGGAACCGGTGGCGGAGACCGTTGCGCCGGCCGATCCCCAGCCGGGACCGGCAACGAACTACGCCGAAGACGTCTACCCCGAAGCCGATGAGGCGGTTCCGGCAACCCGCCGGGCGACGCTTATCGTGCCGAACCGGGCGGCGGTTTCCGAATCCGAAGGGGACGCCTTTGAGCAGGCCCCGACCTTTGATTTTGCCGACGGTCCGCCCGTCGAACACCTGGTGGAGAAACCCTTGTCATTCCAGCGCAAGATTCCTGACCTGCGCTTCAGCAGTCATATCTATGCTTCCGATCCGGCCGCTCGTCGGGTCATGATCAACGACAATTACCTGCGCCCCGGGGATTCCTTTTCCGGCATCCGGGTGGAGGCGATCACCTCCGACGGCGTGGTGCTCAGTGCTTACGGTGAGACCTTCCGCGTCGGCGTGGTCCGTGATTGGGTCAGTCCGCGCTGA
- a CDS encoding ExeA family protein, with the protein MYYDFFGFREPPFSIAPDPRYLYLSERHKEALAHLMYGVQGQGGFIVITGEVGTGKTTVCRCFIENVPEHVDIALILNPRLSARELLSSICDELGIPHASACSIKRLNDLINHHLLEAHANGRHQVLIIDEAQNLSADVLEQLRLLTNLETAEKKLLQIVLLGQPELQEMLDTRELRQLSQRITARYHLDGIGREELPAYLRYRLSVAGQRSEFFTLPRMNQLYRLSGGIPRVINLICDRALLGAYSEGTHHVGRDHIAQAAREVLGKQRGGRTRRRVKLGYAAFAAMVLMLAIFLGWHLVDPLSPGAEPVAKSGEVQREAENEPETPPAPEISQTEPGPEPDEATTDIEPTAESGDQPFAAANETAVQDDTVPANWLSLMENGGADQTTAYRELFSRWGFDYKSASYPYACDFAETVGLRCLHRQGNWRSIRQLNRPVVLRLFDDKGRARFATLISLDGGQASLVIGEETLRMSSERVDRYWLGDYSLVWRLPPYESPLVPAQEAVSPEAWLSSKLMELISTLESNVSRQDELMAASLHDQIVWYQSLKGLIPDGIAGAKTLIQMNSDLYPSIPRLSPARRQTAEVK; encoded by the coding sequence ATGTACTACGACTTTTTCGGCTTTCGGGAACCGCCGTTTTCGATTGCGCCCGATCCGCGCTATCTCTATCTCAGCGAGCGGCACAAGGAAGCGCTGGCCCATCTGATGTATGGGGTTCAGGGGCAGGGTGGTTTTATCGTCATCACCGGTGAAGTCGGTACGGGCAAGACCACGGTCTGCCGCTGCTTTATCGAGAACGTGCCCGAGCACGTCGACATCGCGCTGATCCTCAATCCCCGGCTCTCTGCCCGTGAACTGCTGTCCAGCATCTGCGACGAGCTGGGTATTCCGCACGCGTCGGCCTGCAGCATCAAGCGCCTCAATGATCTGATCAACCATCACCTGCTGGAGGCCCATGCCAACGGTCGCCACCAGGTGTTGATTATCGACGAGGCCCAGAATCTCTCCGCCGACGTGTTGGAGCAACTGCGCCTGCTGACCAACCTGGAGACCGCCGAAAAGAAGCTGCTGCAGATCGTGCTGCTGGGCCAGCCGGAACTGCAGGAAATGCTCGATACCCGGGAGCTGCGCCAGCTCTCGCAGCGAATCACCGCCCGCTATCACCTCGATGGTATTGGCCGTGAGGAATTGCCCGCCTACCTGCGTTATCGCCTCAGCGTAGCCGGACAGCGCAGCGAGTTCTTTACCTTGCCGCGAATGAATCAGCTGTACCGGCTCAGCGGCGGTATTCCACGGGTGATCAACCTGATCTGCGACCGGGCGTTGCTGGGGGCCTATTCCGAGGGAACCCACCACGTGGGGCGTGACCACATCGCACAGGCGGCGCGTGAGGTGTTGGGCAAGCAGCGCGGTGGCAGAACCCGGCGGCGGGTAAAGCTGGGTTATGCGGCCTTTGCCGCCATGGTCCTGATGCTGGCGATCTTTCTCGGCTGGCACCTGGTCGACCCGCTGAGCCCCGGGGCGGAACCGGTCGCCAAAAGCGGCGAGGTTCAGCGCGAGGCCGAAAATGAGCCGGAAACGCCGCCGGCCCCGGAAATCAGCCAGACCGAGCCCGGTCCGGAACCTGATGAAGCAACCACGGATATCGAACCGACCGCGGAGTCAGGCGACCAGCCCTTTGCTGCGGCGAATGAGACGGCGGTTCAGGATGACACTGTGCCTGCCAACTGGCTGTCGCTGATGGAAAACGGGGGCGCCGATCAGACTACGGCCTATCGTGAACTTTTCTCCCGTTGGGGGTTTGACTACAAATCGGCGTCCTATCCCTATGCCTGCGATTTTGCCGAAACCGTCGGCCTGCGCTGCCTGCACCGCCAGGGTAACTGGCGCAGCATCCGTCAGTTGAATCGGCCGGTTGTGTTGCGGCTGTTCGACGACAAGGGGCGCGCCCGTTTCGCCACCCTGATATCGCTGGATGGCGGGCAGGCCAGCCTGGTCATAGGTGAGGAGACGCTGCGTATGTCGTCGGAACGGGTCGACCGTTACTGGCTGGGTGATTACTCCCTGGTCTGGCGGTTGCCGCCCTACGAATCGCCTCTGGTGCCGGCTCAGGAGGCGGTCAGCCCCGAAGCCTGGTTGAGCTCAAAGCTGATGGAACTGATCAGTACCCTGGAAAGCAATGTGTCGCGCCAGGATGAGTTGATGGCCGCCAGCCTGCACGACCAGATCGTCTGGTACCAGTCGCTCAAGGGGCTGATCCCGGACGGCATCGCCGGCGCCAAGACCCTGATCCAGATGAACTCCGACCTGTATCCGTCCATCCCGCGCCTGTCGCCGGCGCGACGACAGACCGCCGAGGTGAAGTGA